A genomic stretch from Bifidobacterium sp. ESL0769 includes:
- a CDS encoding DUF2207 domain-containing protein produces the protein MARAVAISLVVTLVLALGVIWGAAQGGTFRQDMSYRSLKYDASVSTDGDLRFTEHIDMKLNQRPNGKPWRQLFQQYKINDTKLTAIIDVSVKDISHGKTYRLGTAKSTKALDDDSWDDDYAGTWYAMDTSDNDRDYAPAAKGETAADDPAANDNKAQDDASGHTVEIGWNIPATESADSLRFDISMTFKGVVSVYDDVSYMQWEPVGDDNEIPIDSLQGHVSLPKSAASGQTWQWLHYDGNGSVHKSANHGVDFSAKYVKAHQHVDLVSMFGVQGMKQPLVKLPDNIDMKDMVLNDERIEAENYQRQLQKRDDELKGAVALALVAMAVAVAMVIYNNRKIRYRGTVDYFRDIPPISPAAAAKLMGVLEPMGNHAMRSRRMSATLLSLASKKLIALYPGRMQWYEGIDMTAASAQQIDAAVKDQNHPRSGKATGVVKILPLAYADSSAQPELAGSERALLDFLTSAAVQLGAKVFDLSQLNDCIKEWSGGIAAKQRFDDAADAEFDQMQVTGFQWQYLLFTAITVALVVVAFIGNLALVVYGGIAWMVMFGIPLMFFFVLAISLMQNQELIGSGQQAAAWILGFRKYLEDFSNFVNRDIPDLVLWDRYLVYATAFGISKRLVKELSKAFTEVPQNVQFSDDSNDSLTYRYSIGFADAANTAYGSGLGDLGSQFASGFSDIQATCSRISAFSNNGDGSDDGSGGGFGISAGGGGGGSFGGSGGGSGGGSFGGR, from the coding sequence GTGGCGAGAGCTGTTGCCATATCCTTGGTGGTTACGCTGGTGCTGGCCTTGGGCGTCATATGGGGTGCGGCGCAAGGCGGTACGTTCCGGCAGGATATGTCGTATCGTTCTTTGAAATATGATGCGTCGGTATCTACGGATGGGGACTTGCGATTCACCGAGCACATCGACATGAAGCTCAACCAGCGGCCAAATGGCAAGCCTTGGAGGCAACTGTTCCAGCAATACAAGATCAATGATACCAAACTCACGGCAATCATCGATGTGTCCGTCAAAGACATCAGCCATGGCAAGACCTACCGGCTCGGTACCGCCAAATCGACCAAGGCGTTGGATGACGACAGTTGGGACGACGATTACGCGGGCACGTGGTACGCCATGGATACTTCCGATAATGACCGTGACTATGCCCCGGCGGCCAAGGGCGAAACCGCCGCCGATGACCCGGCAGCCAATGACAACAAAGCCCAAGATGACGCCAGCGGGCATACTGTCGAAATAGGCTGGAATATTCCTGCCACCGAAAGTGCGGACAGTCTGCGATTCGATATTTCCATGACCTTCAAGGGTGTGGTATCGGTCTATGACGACGTCTCTTATATGCAATGGGAACCTGTGGGCGATGACAACGAGATTCCCATTGATTCTCTTCAAGGCCATGTTTCGCTTCCCAAGAGTGCCGCAAGTGGCCAGACCTGGCAGTGGCTGCATTACGATGGTAACGGCAGCGTGCATAAAAGCGCCAACCACGGCGTCGATTTTTCCGCAAAATACGTAAAGGCTCATCAGCATGTGGATTTGGTGTCGATGTTCGGCGTGCAGGGAATGAAGCAGCCTTTGGTGAAGCTGCCTGACAACATCGACATGAAAGACATGGTTTTGAACGATGAGCGGATTGAGGCCGAGAACTATCAGCGTCAGTTGCAGAAACGTGACGATGAGCTGAAAGGCGCGGTGGCGCTCGCGTTGGTTGCCATGGCGGTGGCCGTTGCCATGGTGATATACAACAACCGGAAGATTCGTTACCGTGGAACTGTGGATTATTTCCGCGATATACCTCCGATCAGCCCTGCCGCGGCCGCGAAATTGATGGGTGTGCTTGAGCCGATGGGCAATCACGCCATGCGTTCGCGTCGTATGTCGGCGACCTTGCTTTCACTGGCCAGCAAGAAACTCATCGCCCTTTACCCCGGTAGGATGCAATGGTATGAGGGCATCGATATGACCGCGGCCAGCGCCCAGCAGATCGATGCGGCGGTCAAAGACCAAAATCATCCTCGTTCCGGGAAAGCCACGGGCGTCGTCAAGATTCTTCCATTGGCGTACGCGGACAGCTCGGCTCAGCCCGAATTGGCTGGTTCCGAACGCGCGTTGCTTGACTTCCTGACCAGTGCTGCTGTGCAACTTGGTGCGAAGGTCTTCGATCTGTCGCAGCTCAACGATTGTATAAAGGAATGGAGTGGTGGCATTGCCGCAAAGCAGCGCTTTGACGATGCCGCCGACGCCGAGTTCGATCAGATGCAAGTGACTGGATTCCAATGGCAATATCTTCTCTTCACTGCCATCACGGTGGCGCTGGTTGTCGTCGCTTTCATCGGCAACCTCGCTTTGGTGGTCTATGGAGGTATCGCTTGGATGGTGATGTTCGGCATCCCGCTGATGTTCTTCTTCGTTTTGGCGATTTCGCTGATGCAGAATCAGGAACTCATCGGTTCTGGCCAACAGGCTGCGGCATGGATTCTCGGGTTCAGGAAATATCTGGAGGATTTCAGCAATTTCGTGAATCGTGACATTCCGGACCTGGTCTTGTGGGACAGATATCTGGTATACGCGACCGCGTTCGGTATCAGCAAACGGTTGGTCAAAGAGCTTTCGAAGGCTTTCACTGAGGTGCCTCAAAACGTCCAGTTCAGCGACGATTCTAATGATTCGCTGACGTATCGGTACTCTATCGGCTTCGCTGATGCGGCGAACACAGCATATGGCAGTGGGCTCGGTGATCTGGGTTCGCAATTCGCTTCCGGTTTTTCGGATATTCAGGCTACGTGTTCCAGAATCTCGGCCTTCTCGAACAATGGTGACGGTTCCGACGACGGTTCCGGAGGCGGCTTTGGCATCAGCGCTGGCGGAGGCGGTGGCGGTAGCTTCGGAGGCTCTGGCGGTGGTTCCGGTGGTGGTTCGTTCGGCGGTCGGTGA
- the pgi gene encoding glucose-6-phosphate isomerase — translation MAINPPIDATKTPEWAALQKHFDELKSEGIDLKKWFAEEPNRVEELSFDAGDLHFDLSKNLIQPETLKLFANLAKAVHLEDRRKAMYEGVHINNTEDRAVLHTALRRPKSDEGKLIVDGQDVVKDVHTTLDKIYAFADKVRSGEWRGVTGKKIKTVVNIGIGGSDLGPVMVYEALKPYADAGISARYVSNIDPNDITEKTKDLDPETTMFIIVSKTFTTLETLTNAREARTWLLNSLKASGAIDGSDAKRAEAIRKHFVAVSTNLKGVEEFGIDPQNAFGFWNWVGGRYSVDSAVGTSLAVVFGPKRFEEFLAGFHEMDEYFANTPLEKNVIVMMGMLNVWYRNFFKAATHAVLPYDQYLHRFPAYLQQLTMESNGKSVRWDGTPVTTDTGEVFWGEPGTNGQHAFYQLIHQGTQLIPADFIAFANTPNPAKDGDQDVHELFLGNYLAQTKALAFGKTADEVRAEGTPEAIVPARVFSGNRPTTSIFGDALTPFSLGELIALYEHITFTEGTVWGIDSFDQWGVELGKQLARQITPAISQDDNALAQQDASTQSLIRFYRAHRK, via the coding sequence ATGGCCATCAATCCTCCTATCGACGCCACGAAGACCCCGGAATGGGCAGCGCTGCAAAAGCATTTCGACGAATTGAAGAGCGAGGGCATCGATCTCAAGAAGTGGTTCGCCGAGGAGCCCAACCGTGTTGAGGAACTGAGCTTTGACGCCGGCGACTTGCACTTCGACCTTTCCAAGAACCTTATCCAGCCTGAAACGCTCAAGCTTTTCGCCAATCTCGCCAAGGCCGTGCATCTTGAGGATCGTCGCAAGGCCATGTATGAGGGCGTTCACATCAACAACACTGAAGACCGCGCCGTGCTGCACACCGCGTTGCGCCGCCCGAAGTCCGACGAAGGCAAGCTCATCGTCGACGGCCAGGACGTGGTCAAGGACGTGCACACCACGCTCGACAAGATTTACGCGTTCGCCGACAAGGTGCGCAGCGGCGAATGGCGCGGAGTTACCGGCAAAAAGATTAAGACCGTCGTCAACATCGGCATCGGTGGTTCCGACCTGGGTCCCGTCATGGTCTATGAGGCTCTGAAGCCGTATGCTGACGCTGGCATCTCCGCCCGTTACGTCTCCAACATCGACCCCAACGATATCACCGAGAAGACGAAGGACCTCGACCCCGAGACCACGATGTTCATCATCGTCTCCAAGACCTTCACCACCCTCGAGACCCTGACTAACGCGCGTGAGGCACGCACCTGGCTCTTGAACAGCCTCAAGGCTTCCGGTGCCATCGACGGCTCCGACGCCAAGCGCGCCGAGGCTATCCGCAAGCACTTCGTCGCCGTCTCCACCAATCTCAAGGGCGTCGAGGAATTCGGCATCGATCCGCAGAATGCCTTCGGCTTCTGGAACTGGGTTGGCGGCCGTTATTCCGTCGATTCCGCGGTCGGCACCTCGCTGGCCGTAGTCTTCGGGCCGAAGCGCTTCGAGGAGTTCCTTGCCGGCTTCCACGAGATGGACGAGTACTTCGCCAACACCCCGCTTGAGAAGAACGTCATCGTGATGATGGGCATGCTCAACGTCTGGTATCGCAACTTCTTCAAGGCCGCGACCCACGCCGTGCTGCCTTACGACCAGTATCTGCACCGCTTCCCGGCCTATCTGCAGCAGCTCACCATGGAGTCCAACGGCAAGTCCGTGCGCTGGGACGGCACCCCGGTGACCACCGACACCGGCGAGGTCTTCTGGGGCGAGCCCGGCACCAACGGCCAGCACGCGTTCTACCAGCTGATCCATCAGGGTACGCAGCTCATCCCGGCTGATTTCATCGCCTTCGCCAACACTCCGAACCCGGCCAAGGACGGCGACCAGGACGTGCACGAGCTCTTCCTCGGCAACTACCTGGCACAGACCAAGGCGCTCGCGTTCGGCAAGACCGCCGATGAGGTTCGCGCCGAGGGCACGCCCGAGGCCATCGTCCCGGCCCGTGTCTTCTCCGGCAACCGCCCGACCACCTCGATCTTCGGCGACGCGCTGACCCCGTTCTCGCTCGGTGAGCTCATTGCGCTCTACGAGCACATCACCTTCACCGAGGGCACTGTCTGGGGCATCGATTCCTTCGACCAGTGGGGCGTCGAGCTCGGCAAGCAGCTCGCCCGCCAGATCACCCCGGCGATCTCGCAGGATGACAACGCTCTGGCGCAGCAGGACGCTTCCACGCAGAGCCTCATCCGCTTCTACCGCGCGCATCGTAAGTAA
- a CDS encoding DUF2207 domain-containing protein produces MKLGQGLNPGRIGRAAVSALVGTAVVIVFFAFCGFQSGDIGFHRADMTYRSLDYDATVRPDGDLRITEHVDMKLGKRAGGKLWRQVFQRYTLHHGANSDGVLSAITDVSVTNVSTGQRYRHGSSMATRDLDNLNWNMRYAGQWYATALASANDNEGDEYLPANMNDSQYGQKMAELNPAKKSGAEGPQAQAALSPLLDENGASASMGKSGDTVEIGWNIPATRSAESLKFDISMTFKDVVKVYNDVAYFKWEPLGDTNGVPVDDFHAKVTLPKGVNSADTRQWMHYAGKGSVVKSGSRELTMQAQNVPSSEHIDLVSMFSASSMNKSVAYRIKKDGKDAVIRRERAERQNAGVDVAMRRKVILQYVIDEGAVLLFALLAVIVTNWRAYYPEEQRPSHAKAGSRRWKKAAQKKAGQRKTVKSLEQVPQSQAIPDMTPACAAKFSDFLDWGEYSHDYRSRQMSSTLLSLVAKGVISVYPGQAKWFRGIDLSRASDEEISQRLREVSEAQERGDVAFQPSEESESEKAEREIEESRDEAYVKRAKARGVAEGKEAEQEILAEAAEYKKHGKPTSTVVLLPAAFAENVDQIHSLTATERALLNLLKAMSLKLDTPIFDFRTVAHELDGWWKVEWLQTVFNWTADYEYLKLWVVTPLLLGFAAAAAIVTAGVVGALWAQGLAFSKIGTGTDDYGHVCDQLHGQWGVSLLLGAPVIFLLILLFKLLRYRGLTRRGMRLVTPMLGFKAYLSSGGDNVDGSERKVSDRDSASVSASVVSSAASSPAVSVPASSSTFTVPSGTASNVSETASNAASSGTASTAASAPLTALSSDKFDEYYIYANALGLSDHQMQRFGGLFSWLGDESDDSLRYWYWYPYDLGASTGLGSDSSLTAQFSDLAAGISNGMDTLESSFAISIGSGGGAGGSFGGSGGGSGGGSFGGR; encoded by the coding sequence ATGAAGCTGGGTCAAGGTCTGAATCCTGGACGGATTGGCAGGGCCGCTGTATCGGCGCTGGTCGGCACGGCCGTCGTCATCGTGTTTTTCGCTTTCTGCGGTTTTCAGTCCGGTGATATCGGTTTTCACCGTGCCGATATGACCTATCGTTCCCTTGACTATGATGCTACGGTGCGGCCCGACGGCGACCTACGAATCACCGAACATGTCGATATGAAATTGGGCAAGCGTGCCGGCGGCAAATTATGGCGGCAGGTGTTCCAACGCTATACGCTTCACCATGGTGCGAACAGTGACGGTGTGCTCAGCGCTATCACCGACGTGTCGGTCACCAATGTTTCGACTGGGCAGAGGTACCGGCATGGCAGCAGTATGGCCACGCGTGATCTTGACAATCTCAATTGGAACATGAGATATGCGGGTCAATGGTATGCGACCGCTTTGGCCTCCGCGAACGATAATGAAGGTGACGAATACCTTCCGGCCAATATGAACGACAGCCAATACGGGCAGAAAATGGCGGAATTGAACCCGGCGAAGAAAAGCGGTGCGGAAGGACCTCAAGCGCAGGCCGCGTTGAGCCCATTGCTCGATGAAAACGGCGCGTCGGCGAGTATGGGCAAGTCCGGCGACACGGTGGAAATCGGTTGGAATATCCCCGCAACGCGTTCGGCGGAAAGCCTCAAATTCGATATCTCCATGACATTCAAGGATGTGGTGAAGGTCTACAACGACGTCGCCTACTTCAAGTGGGAGCCGCTTGGTGACACCAACGGCGTGCCGGTTGACGATTTCCATGCGAAGGTCACCCTGCCCAAAGGCGTGAACAGCGCGGATACCCGGCAATGGATGCATTATGCGGGCAAAGGTTCTGTCGTCAAGTCTGGAAGCCGGGAACTGACGATGCAGGCGCAAAACGTGCCTTCGAGCGAGCATATAGATCTTGTCTCGATGTTTTCGGCCTCGTCAATGAATAAAAGCGTGGCGTATCGCATCAAAAAAGACGGCAAGGACGCGGTGATCAGGCGCGAACGTGCGGAGCGGCAGAATGCCGGAGTGGATGTTGCCATGCGTCGCAAGGTGATTCTGCAATATGTAATCGACGAAGGCGCGGTGCTGCTGTTCGCGTTGCTTGCCGTGATCGTTACCAATTGGCGGGCTTACTATCCGGAGGAACAACGTCCCAGCCATGCCAAGGCGGGTTCGAGACGTTGGAAGAAAGCCGCTCAGAAGAAAGCCGGACAGAGAAAAACCGTGAAATCCCTGGAACAGGTGCCACAGTCGCAGGCCATCCCCGACATGACACCTGCATGCGCCGCGAAGTTCAGTGACTTTCTCGATTGGGGCGAATATTCCCACGATTATCGATCTCGCCAGATGAGTTCCACGTTGCTTTCGTTGGTCGCCAAAGGCGTCATTTCGGTCTATCCAGGCCAAGCAAAGTGGTTCCGCGGAATCGATCTTTCGCGAGCCAGCGACGAAGAGATTTCGCAGCGGCTTCGTGAAGTGAGCGAGGCGCAGGAAAGAGGTGATGTCGCGTTCCAGCCGTCTGAAGAAAGTGAGAGCGAAAAGGCGGAAAGGGAAATCGAGGAATCGCGAGATGAAGCATATGTTAAGCGTGCCAAGGCTCGAGGAGTCGCCGAGGGCAAGGAGGCGGAGCAGGAAATTCTCGCCGAAGCCGCGGAATATAAGAAGCACGGCAAACCGACTTCTACGGTGGTGTTGTTGCCGGCCGCGTTTGCCGAAAATGTTGACCAGATTCACAGTCTCACCGCTACCGAACGGGCATTGCTTAATTTGCTGAAGGCTATGTCACTGAAACTGGACACTCCGATTTTCGATTTTCGTACTGTTGCCCATGAGTTGGACGGCTGGTGGAAGGTCGAATGGCTGCAAACCGTCTTCAACTGGACCGCCGATTACGAATATCTGAAACTTTGGGTGGTCACCCCGCTGTTGCTCGGCTTTGCGGCTGCCGCGGCGATTGTGACCGCCGGAGTAGTGGGGGCGCTGTGGGCTCAAGGGCTTGCGTTCAGCAAGATCGGCACCGGTACCGACGATTACGGGCATGTCTGCGATCAGCTGCATGGGCAGTGGGGAGTTTCGCTGCTGCTCGGTGCACCGGTGATTTTCCTGCTCATCCTTCTGTTTAAATTACTGCGATATCGCGGGCTCACTCGCAGGGGGATGCGGCTGGTCACGCCGATGCTGGGCTTTAAGGCGTATCTTTCGAGCGGCGGTGACAACGTTGACGGCAGTGAACGGAAGGTTTCAGATCGGGATTCAGCTTCGGTTTCGGCATCGGTAGTATCCTCGGCGGCGTCTTCTCCTGCCGTTTCTGTCCCGGCCTCGAGTTCCACTTTCACTGTGCCTTCAGGCACGGCCTCGAACGTTTCAGAAACGGCCTCGAATGCTGCGTCTTCAGGCACAGCCTCAACCGCTGCGTCAGCCCCTCTCACTGCGTTGTCGTCGGACAAGTTCGACGAGTATTACATTTATGCCAACGCATTGGGGTTATCCGATCATCAGATGCAACGCTTCGGTGGGTTGTTCTCATGGCTCGGTGATGAGAGCGATGATTCCTTGCGTTATTGGTATTGGTATCCATACGATCTTGGCGCTTCAACGGGGTTGGGCTCCGATTCGTCGTTGACCGCTCAATTCAGCGATCTGGCTGCCGGCATCAGCAACGGCATGGATACTTTGGAATCCTCGTTCGCCATTTCGATCGGTTCGGGTGGTGGCGCCGGCGGCAGCTTCGGCGGTTCGGGTGGCGGTTCCGGCGGCGGCAGCTTCGGCGGGCGCTGA